AGGCCAGCCCAATTCCCATAAAGAACAGGATAACGTAGACCATTCCTCCCAGAGTACGATGAATCGCCCGCAGCGCTGCGGCGTTTTTAAGGGGGATCAGATAGCCAGCGATAAGCGGCAGTAGGACAATAGCCAGTCCAGAGTACATAGTATTGCAGCGGTGTAGATAAACAGTGTGATAACGCTAGCTAAATATGAAGCGAGAGTAAAGTCGTGATGAAAAAGCGCAGTGGAAACAGCGTTATCTCTCGTTTTTTGCAGTGGTTCATCGCTTTCAACGCCATCTGGAATATAATTACTTTGTAGCTCAGCTAATTAACGACGACACAAAAGCCTGACCGACTTTGGGAGAAATTAAGCATGTTTTTAGAGCGCATTGAAATTGTCGGCTTTCGGGGAATTAACAGGCTGTCGCTGCTGCTAAACGATAACGTGGTATTAATTGGCGAAAACGCCTGGGGTAAGTCCAGCCTGCTGGATGCACTGACTCTGCTGTTTTCTTCTGGAAACGGGCTTTACGAATTCAAGATACAGGATTTCCACTATCCCCTTGGCGACGTCTCCTCAAGGCTCGATCATTTACACATTGTGCTAACGTTCTGCGCGCGCGACGTTAACTCTCCCGATTTACCGAAGTTTAAGCGGATCCGCCCGCTGTGGGTTAAAAACGGCGATGCGCGCCCGCGCATTTTTTATCGCCTTGAGGCCGACGTGCAGGACACTGACAAGGTAGTCACTTCACGTTCCTTTCTGGACAGCCACGGTCAGACGCTGGAGCTCGACAGTATTGACGAGATGGCGCGGGAGATAACCGGTCTTCATCCCGTACTGCGACTAAGAGACGCCCGATTCGGCCTGCGGCTAAAGAACGGTAACCTGTTCTCCAACGGGGACAGCGATATCCTTACCAAACAGCTCAGCCGGCTAGCAACAGAGCTGGAGTGTAATCCTCATAAAATCAGCAATAAGGACCTCAGGCTTGGGCTTCAGGCGATTCACGCGCTGTTAAAACACTATTTTTCCGCTCAGTTTGCCAAAGAGGGGGCGGATGTCTCCCCCTACCTTAACGAGCGCTATCGTCGCGATACGCTGCTGTGGCAGTCGCTGGCGTACCTGAACCAACTGCTGTCTGAGCCAGAAAGCCGCCACATGAGGCTGATGCTGCTTGGCGTATTCTCAGCGCTTATTAACGCGCGCGGGCCGGAGCATTTAGATGAAAAAGCCGTTCCACTTTTGCTGATTGAAGACCCGGAAAGTCGGCTTCATCCCATTATGCTGTCTGCTGCGTGGGGGCTCTTGGACAACTTGCCCTTGCAGAAGATCACTACAACCAATTCCGGTGAGCTGCTGTCTCTGGTGCCGCTGGAAAGCGTGAACCGGCTGGTGCGCCAGTCTAGCCGGACGGCGGCGTTTAAAATTGATCCGGGCGAGCTCAGCGTTCAGGAGCGCCGTCGAATTTCATTTCATATCCGATTAAATCGCGCCTCGTCGCTGTTTGCCCGAAGCTGGCTGCTGGTGGAAGGGGAAACGGAAGTGTGGCTGTTGACTGAGTTGGCAAAGCAGTGCGGCTACCACTTTGAAAGCGAGGGCATAAAGGTTATCGAGTTTGCTCAAAGCGGGCTGCGTCCGCTGCTGAAATACGCTAGCCGTATGGGCATAGAGTGGCACGTGCTGGTTGACGGCGACGACGCAGGGAAAAAATACGCCGAAACCGTGCGCTCCTTTGTGAACGGCTCCGGCGACAGCGATCGCGAGCGGTTAACCCAGCTTCCCGCTTTGGACATGGAGAACTTTATGTATAAAGCCGGGTTTAGCGAGGTGTACCACAACGCCTCGGGGATCCCCGCCAGTGTTCATATGCCGATGCGCAAAATCATCAGTAAGGCAATTCAGCACAGCTCCAAGCCGGATCTGGCTATTGAGGTTGCCGAACGAGCCGGTGCGCTGGGAACAGAAAGTATTCCGCCGCTGCTTAAAAAAATGTTCTCCCGCATTCTTTGGCTGGCGAGGGGACGAGCCAGCGTTTAGATACTGACGAGAGCCTGCTTAGCCCTACTGGGCGCATAGAAATATGCGCCTTTTTCTTGTAACGGATTGTGCTATCGGTGAAATCGCCGTAGCGAATGATGGGCTTTTGACGTATAACAGCGGCCGTTTGCAGGTACCGATCAGAGCGAGATGCCACGCGCGGATGTTGAAAAATGCGTAAAAGAGCCCAATGATAGAGAGACGATGGATTTTTACCCTGTCCCGTTTTGGAGCCGACGCGTGGCGTAGAGCGGATCGATGAAATAAGTAAAGAACGGTAAGCGTCATGAGAGAGCGGCACGTAACGCATGAATAATTTACACGATTGGCTAAGCTTGGAAGAGAAGGTTGCATCGGAAGACAAGACGTCGTTGAAACAGCAACCGCCTCCCATGTATCAGGTTATACTGAATAATGATGACTATACGCCGATGGAGTTTGTGGTAGAGGTTTTACAACGTTTTTTTTCCTACGACGTCGAACGGGCGACTCAGCTGATGTTGACCGTTCACTATCAGGGAAAAGCAATATGCGGGGTATTTACGGCGGAGATTGCCGAGACCAAAGTTACGCAAGTTAATCGCTACGCGCGAGAGAATGAGCATCCGTTGCTGTGTACGTTAGAAAAGGCCTGAAAAGGCGATTGATGAGGAGGTGCCCATGCTTAATCAAGAACTGGAACTTAGTCTCAATGTGGCATTTGCGAGAGCCAGGGAACAGCGTCATGAATACCTGACTGTAGAGCACCTTCTTCTTGCTTTACTGAGTAATCCGTCGGCCAGAGAGGCGCTTGATGCCTGTCAGGTGGACATCGTTACGCTGCACAATGAACTGGAAACGTTCATTGAACAAAACACGCCTCTGCTGCAAGAGGGGCGGCCAGAGTCTGACACACAGCCGACGCTGAGTTTCCAGCGGGTACTACAGCGGGCGGTATTTCACGTGCAGTCTTCCGGGCGCACCGAGGTTAACGGTGCGAACGTGCTGGTTGCCATTTTCAGCGAGCAGGAGTCCCACGCGGCCTACCTGCTGCGTAAACACGACGTCAGTCGTTTGGACATCGTCAACTTTATCTCTCACGGTACGCGTAAAGACGGCGCGCAGGATGATTCCGGCGCACAGGGAACGCTGTCCAATGAAGAGGAGCAGCCTAACAGCGAAGAGCGGATGGATAACTTCACCGCTAACCTTAACCAGCTGGCGCAGAACGGCGCTATCGATCCGCTGATTGGGCGCGAAACTGAGCTGGAAAGGACGATTCAGGTGCTGTGCCGTCGCCGTAAAAATAACCCGCTGCTGGTGGGTGAGTCCGGCGTGGGTAAAACGGCTATTGCCGAGGGGCTGGCGTGGCGGATCGTTCAGGGAGATATCCCAGAGGCGATGGCCAACTGCACGGTTTACTCCCTCGATATCGGTGCGCTGCTGGCGGGTACGAAGTACCGCGGTGACTTTGAAAAACGCTTCAAAGCGCTGTTAAAGCAGCTGGAAGCCGATAAGAACAGCATTTTGTTTATTGATGAAATCCACACCATCATTGGTGCCGGAGCGGCGTCAGGGGGGCAGGTGGACGTTGCCAACCTGATTAAGCCAATGCTGTCTAACGGGCGCATCCGCGTGATGGGTTCGACGACCTATCAGGAGTTCAGCAATATCTTTGAAAAAGATCGCGCGCTTTCCCGCCGCTTTCAGAAGATAGACATTACTGAGCCCTCTCTTGAGGACACAGTGCAAATTCTGATGGGGTTAAAGTCAAAGTACGAACAGCATCACGACGTGCGCTACACCTCTAAGGCGATCCGCGCGGCGGTTGAGCTGTCCCAGAAGTACATTAACGATCGTCACCAGCCGGACAAGGCCATTGACGTGATTGACGAGGCGGGCGCCTATGCGCGATTGATGCCTGCCAATCGCCGTAAAAAGACGATTAACGTCAGCGATATAGAAACTATTGTTGCTCGTATTGCCCGAATTCCTGAGAAAACGGTGTCGGCAAATGACAAAACAGTGCTTAAGACGCTGGCAGAAAGAATGAGCATGATGATCTTCGGTCAGGACAGCGCCATTTCTGCACTGACAGAAGCGATCAAAATGAGCAGGGCTGGGCTTGGTGACGAGCGCAAGCCGGTGGGCTCATTCCTGTTTGCCGGGCCAACGGGCGTTGGTAAGACCGAAGTTACCGTGCAGTTGGCGAAAGCGCTGGGTATTGAGCTGCTTCGCTTTGACATGTCGGAATATATGGAGCGCCATACGGTTAGCCGTTTAATCGGTGCGCCTCCAGGCTATGTTGGCTTCGATCAGGGCGGCCTGTTAACTGATGCGGTGATTAAGCATCCGCACTCGGTTCTGCTGCTTGATGAAATTGAAAAAGCTCATCCGGACGTCTTTAACCTGCTGCTGCAGGTGATGGACAACGGCACGCTGACGGATAACAACGGCCGCAAGGCGGATTTT
This DNA window, taken from Leminorella richardii, encodes the following:
- a CDS encoding ATP-dependent nuclease, whose amino-acid sequence is MFLERIEIVGFRGINRLSLLLNDNVVLIGENAWGKSSLLDALTLLFSSGNGLYEFKIQDFHYPLGDVSSRLDHLHIVLTFCARDVNSPDLPKFKRIRPLWVKNGDARPRIFYRLEADVQDTDKVVTSRSFLDSHGQTLELDSIDEMAREITGLHPVLRLRDARFGLRLKNGNLFSNGDSDILTKQLSRLATELECNPHKISNKDLRLGLQAIHALLKHYFSAQFAKEGADVSPYLNERYRRDTLLWQSLAYLNQLLSEPESRHMRLMLLGVFSALINARGPEHLDEKAVPLLLIEDPESRLHPIMLSAAWGLLDNLPLQKITTTNSGELLSLVPLESVNRLVRQSSRTAAFKIDPGELSVQERRRISFHIRLNRASSLFARSWLLVEGETEVWLLTELAKQCGYHFESEGIKVIEFAQSGLRPLLKYASRMGIEWHVLVDGDDAGKKYAETVRSFVNGSGDSDRERLTQLPALDMENFMYKAGFSEVYHNASGIPASVHMPMRKIISKAIQHSSKPDLAIEVAERAGALGTESIPPLLKKMFSRILWLARGRASV
- the clpS gene encoding ATP-dependent Clp protease adapter ClpS codes for the protein MNNLHDWLSLEEKVASEDKTSLKQQPPPMYQVILNNDDYTPMEFVVEVLQRFFSYDVERATQLMLTVHYQGKAICGVFTAEIAETKVTQVNRYARENEHPLLCTLEKA
- the clpA gene encoding ATP-dependent Clp protease ATP-binding subunit ClpA; translation: MLNQELELSLNVAFARAREQRHEYLTVEHLLLALLSNPSAREALDACQVDIVTLHNELETFIEQNTPLLQEGRPESDTQPTLSFQRVLQRAVFHVQSSGRTEVNGANVLVAIFSEQESHAAYLLRKHDVSRLDIVNFISHGTRKDGAQDDSGAQGTLSNEEEQPNSEERMDNFTANLNQLAQNGAIDPLIGRETELERTIQVLCRRRKNNPLLVGESGVGKTAIAEGLAWRIVQGDIPEAMANCTVYSLDIGALLAGTKYRGDFEKRFKALLKQLEADKNSILFIDEIHTIIGAGAASGGQVDVANLIKPMLSNGRIRVMGSTTYQEFSNIFEKDRALSRRFQKIDITEPSLEDTVQILMGLKSKYEQHHDVRYTSKAIRAAVELSQKYINDRHQPDKAIDVIDEAGAYARLMPANRRKKTINVSDIETIVARIARIPEKTVSANDKTVLKTLAERMSMMIFGQDSAISALTEAIKMSRAGLGDERKPVGSFLFAGPTGVGKTEVTVQLAKALGIELLRFDMSEYMERHTVSRLIGAPPGYVGFDQGGLLTDAVIKHPHSVLLLDEIEKAHPDVFNLLLQVMDNGTLTDNNGRKADFRNVILVMTTNAGVQETQRESIGFRQQDNKTDALGEIKKVFTPEFRNRLDGTIWFNHLSEAVIQQVVDKFIVELQAQLDAKGISLEVSHDARRWLAEKGYDKAMGARPMARTIQEHLKKPLTNELLFGKLVSGGSVSVTLEANSNALDYKFESVKKAKVEKAVQ